CGGCGGACTGCTCGGCCACTCGGGCAGCCCAGGCGCGAGCGGCGCCGGCGGCGCTGCCGGTGCCGGCGGCACTGGCGGCAATGGCGGCGCGGGCGGCCTCCACGGGACGGGGTCCTTGCACGGCTCCAACGGCGCGGCCGGCGGAACGGACGGACCGGGAACGCCCGGCACCCCCGGCCACACGGGATGATTGGACGGCCGGCGGGAAAACTTGCTTAGATCAGGCCGAGTTCGGTGACCGCGCTGCGTTCGTCAGCCAGCTCGGCAGTCGATTTGTCGATGCGGCCGCGGGAGAACTCGTCGATCTCCAAGCCCTGAACGATCGTCCAATCGCCGTCCTTGGTAGTCACCGGGAACGACGAGATCAACCCCTCCGGGACGCCGTAGGAACCGTCGGACAATACCGCCATCGACACCCAGTCACCGTCGGGGCTGCCCAGCAGCCAGTCGCGGGCGGCGTCGATGGTGGCCGAGGCGGCCGAGGCGGCCGAGGATGCCCCACGCGCTTCGATGACAGCTGCGCCCCGTTTGGCGACGGTCGGGATGAAGTCGTGCTCGATCCAGGTCTGGTCGCCCACCACCTCGGCCGCGTTCTTGCCGCCGATTTCGGCGTGGAACACGTCGGGGTACTGGGTGGCCGAGTGGTTGCCCCAGATCGTCATCTTCGTGATGTCGGTGACTTTCACGCCGGTCTTCTTGGCGAGCTGCGAGATCGCCCGGTTGTGGTCGAGACGGGTCAGCGCGGTGAAACGCTCGCGCGGAATGTCGGGGGCATTGCTCATCGCGATCAGCGCGTTGGTGTTGGCCGGGTTCCCGGTGACGCCGATCCGGACGTCGGCAGCGGCGACCTCGTTGAGAGCCTTGCCCTGCGCGGTGAAGATGGCGCCGTTGGCCTCGAGCAGGTCGCCGCGCTCCATGCCCTTGGTGCGCGGGCGAGCGCCGACGAGCAGGGCCAGATTCACGCCGTCGAAGATCTTGTTGGCGTCTGCGCCGATTTCGACGCCGGCCAGCAAGGGGAACGCGCAGTCGTCGAGTTCCATCACCACACCCTCGAGCGCCTTGAGCGCCGGCTCGATCTCGAGCAGCCGCAGTTCGATCGGGCGGTCGGGACCCAGCAGCGAGCCGCTGGCCAGGCGGAACAACAGGCTGTAGCCGATCTGGCCGGCAGCACCGGTGACGGCGACCTTGAGGGGACTTGCGCTCACGTCGGTTCGCTCCTTGTGGAGAAATCTGCTTAACAGGGTTGGGGTGTCGGGTCGAAACTAGCGCACCGGCCCCACCGGAAATCTCCGGACCCGCGCCGACACCGCTGCTACCACGTTGACGTGGCAAAACGGCGTAGCATGGACCACCGCCCGGTCAGACCTGCGCTGCGATCGGAGACTGAGGATGTTTCAGGGATTTGACGCACTGCCCGAATCGCTGAGGACGGTTGCGCGATCACGGCCGCAGCACGTCCATCCCACGCCTAGTCCCACAGCGCAGGCGTTGGTTGATTGCGGTGTCTACGTCGACGGCCGGCGGATGCCCGGCAAGTACGCCTACACCGAAGCCGTGCGGGAAGTGCGCGAGCGGGAAGCGGGCGGCGAACAGGCCTTCGTGTGGATCGGGCTGCACGAGCCCAACCATCACCAGATGCAAGACGTCGCAGACGTTTTCGGGCTGCACCCGCTGGCGGTCGAGGACGCCG
The nucleotide sequence above comes from Mycobacterium pseudokansasii. Encoded proteins:
- a CDS encoding malate dehydrogenase — encoded protein: MSASPLKVAVTGAAGQIGYSLLFRLASGSLLGPDRPIELRLLEIEPALKALEGVVMELDDCAFPLLAGVEIGADANKIFDGVNLALLVGARPRTKGMERGDLLEANGAIFTAQGKALNEVAAADVRIGVTGNPANTNALIAMSNAPDIPRERFTALTRLDHNRAISQLAKKTGVKVTDITKMTIWGNHSATQYPDVFHAEIGGKNAAEVVGDQTWIEHDFIPTVAKRGAAVIEARGASSAASAASATIDAARDWLLGSPDGDWVSMAVLSDGSYGVPEGLISSFPVTTKDGDWTIVQGLEIDEFSRGRIDKSTAELADERSAVTELGLI